A single Streptococcus thermophilus DNA region contains:
- a CDS encoding DUF4300 family protein, protein MRIKFPLFIISCCLLLMACGHKTSQKSYQAYYNFNNVTIPTQVKQLAKDLKNKGIPTKDWDNLVPYINRYNQENTNLQPVVKKWTTSKIGKDQNQFVTFLNEKTFEDNKSHFTDDLNCRRTSFLILHDLITSSEGLTKLDLPLQNEFLDLKSRHKELNAKDQALYSLLFGDNISYQSTDDLLKAWKEAGLKFLENVKLLSVFQNSPGDVSNFHTAIAYEKDGSIYIFEKQDPTLPYRWSRFNNWADIKAHWLGNRFKVFKDNVDILVNDQKFDDFLENTFFIPQNNQLAPQDK, encoded by the coding sequence ATGCGTATCAAATTTCCTTTATTTATCATCTCTTGCTGCCTATTACTGATGGCTTGCGGCCACAAGACTAGTCAAAAAAGCTATCAGGCTTACTATAATTTCAACAATGTGACAATTCCAACTCAGGTAAAGCAGCTAGCTAAAGATTTAAAAAACAAGGGTATTCCAACAAAAGACTGGGATAATCTAGTTCCTTATATCAACCGCTACAATCAGGAAAACACAAATCTTCAACCTGTTGTCAAAAAATGGACCACAAGCAAAATCGGTAAGGATCAAAATCAATTTGTCACCTTCCTTAACGAAAAAACTTTCGAAGATAATAAATCTCACTTCACCGATGATTTGAACTGCCGACGGACGTCCTTCCTCATCCTTCACGACCTCATTACAAGTTCGGAGGGCCTTACTAAATTGGACCTCCCCCTTCAAAATGAATTTCTTGATCTCAAGTCCCGTCACAAAGAGCTAAACGCCAAGGATCAAGCCCTCTACAGCCTCCTCTTTGGGGATAATATCAGCTACCAGTCTACAGATGACCTCCTGAAAGCTTGGAAAGAAGCTGGACTCAAGTTTCTAGAAAATGTAAAACTCCTCTCCGTCTTTCAAAATAGCCCTGGTGATGTTAGTAACTTCCATACAGCTATAGCTTACGAAAAAGATGGTAGTATCTATATTTTTGAAAAACAAGATCCAACACTTCCTTACCGCTGGAGTCGTTTCAACAATTGGGCCGATATCAAAGCACACTGGTTAGGCAATCGTTTCAAGGTTTTCAAAGACAATGTTGATATCCTCGTTAATGATCAGAAATTTGATGATTTCTTAGAAAATACATTCTTTATACCACAGAACAACCAACTAGCTCCTCAAGATAAATGA
- a CDS encoding single-stranded DNA-binding protein has translation MINNVVLVGRMTRDAELRYTPSNVAVATFSLAVNRNFKGANGERETDFINCVIWRQQAENLANWAKKGALVGITGRIQTRNYENQQGQRVYVTEVVADNFQMLESRAAREGHSGGSYNVGGFDNSNSFGGGASTGGSFGESQPAQSTPNFGRDESPFGNSNPMDISDDDLPF, from the coding sequence ATGATTAATAATGTCGTACTCGTTGGTCGCATGACCCGTGATGCGGAGCTTCGTTACACACCAAGTAATGTTGCTGTTGCAACATTCAGCCTTGCGGTTAATCGTAACTTTAAAGGTGCTAATGGTGAACGTGAAACTGACTTTATTAACTGTGTTATCTGGCGCCAGCAGGCTGAAAATTTGGCTAACTGGGCTAAGAAAGGTGCATTGGTTGGAATTACAGGTCGTATTCAGACCCGTAACTATGAAAATCAACAAGGTCAACGTGTTTACGTAACTGAAGTTGTCGCTGATAATTTCCAAATGTTGGAAAGCCGTGCGGCACGTGAAGGTCATAGTGGTGGTTCATACAACGTTGGAGGATTTGATAACTCAAATTCATTCGGTGGTGGAGCTTCCACTGGTGGTTCGTTTGGTGAATCACAACCTGCACAATCTACACCAAACTTCGGTCGTGATGAAAGTCCATTTGGTAATTCAAATCCAATGGATATTTCAGATGACGATCTTCCATTCTAA
- the rpsR gene encoding 30S ribosomal protein S18 produces MAQQRRGGFKRRKKFDYIAANKIEYVDYKDTELLSRFVSERGKILPRRVTGTSAKNQRKVTTAIKRARVMALMPYVNED; encoded by the coding sequence ATGGCTCAACAACGTCGTGGCGGATTCAAACGCCGTAAAAAATTTGATTACATCGCAGCTAACAAAATCGAATATGTTGATTACAAAGATACTGAGCTTCTTAGCCGTTTCGTTTCAGAACGTGGTAAAATTCTTCCACGTCGTGTAACAGGAACTTCAGCTAAAAACCAACGTAAAGTAACAACAGCTATTAAACGCGCTCGCGTTATGGCACTTATGCCTTACGTAAACGAAGATTAA
- the rpsF gene encoding 30S ribosomal protein S6: MAKYEILYIIRPNIEEEAKNALVARFDSILTDNGATVVESKDWEKRRLAYEIQDFREGLYHVVNVEANDATALNEFDRLSKINGDILRHMIVKLDA, encoded by the coding sequence ATGGCTAAATACGAAATTCTTTATATCATTCGTCCAAACATTGAAGAAGAAGCTAAAAACGCTTTGGTAGCACGTTTCGATTCTATCTTGACTGACAACGGTGCAACTGTTGTTGAATCAAAAGATTGGGAAAAACGTCGTCTTGCATATGAAATCCAAGATTTCCGTGAAGGACTTTACCACGTCGTAAACGTTGAAGCAAACGACGCTACAGCTCTTAATGAGTTCGACCGTCTTTCAAAAATCAACGGCGATATTCTTCGTCACATGATCGTTAAACTTGACGCGTAA
- the mutY gene encoding A/G-specific adenine glycosylase, with amino-acid sequence MLDLKEYGIVMWDAEKIVSFRRTLLDWYDREKRDLPWRRIKNPYYIWVSEIMLQQTQVQTVIPYYERFLDWFPTVKDLAEAPEEKLLKAWEGLGYYSRVRNMQKAAQQIMTDFAGQFPDTYDNIAKLKGIGPYTAGAISSIAFDLPEPAVDGNVMRVMARLFEVNYDIGDPKNRKIFQAIMEILIDPDRPGDFNQALMDLGSDIESAKNPRPDESPIRFFCAAYLNGTYDKYPIKLPKKKPKPVQIQAFIIRNMKGEFLLEKNIDGRLLGGFWTFPIIETDFIGQQLSLFKKDNCALETVSQKAIFEENYALKPVWADNNFTPVKHTFSHQKWTIEIVEGIVKDDKLPTHKELCWVTTEDFNQFPMATPQKKMIKTYEDSKKG; translated from the coding sequence ATGTTAGATTTAAAAGAATATGGCATTGTTATGTGGGATGCTGAGAAAATTGTATCTTTTCGTCGCACCCTCCTGGACTGGTACGATCGTGAAAAACGGGACCTACCTTGGCGTCGAATTAAGAATCCCTACTATATCTGGGTCAGTGAAATCATGTTACAACAAACTCAAGTGCAGACTGTCATTCCCTATTACGAGCGCTTTTTAGACTGGTTTCCAACAGTTAAGGATTTGGCTGAGGCTCCAGAAGAAAAACTCCTCAAAGCTTGGGAGGGTCTAGGTTACTACTCACGTGTCCGAAACATGCAAAAGGCTGCACAACAAATCATGACTGACTTTGCTGGTCAGTTCCCAGATACTTATGACAATATTGCAAAACTCAAGGGGATCGGCCCCTATACTGCTGGTGCTATTTCTAGCATCGCTTTTGATCTCCCTGAACCTGCTGTTGATGGGAATGTTATGCGAGTCATGGCTCGCCTCTTTGAAGTTAACTATGACATCGGAGACCCTAAGAATCGTAAGATTTTCCAAGCTATTATGGAAATTTTGATTGATCCTGACCGTCCAGGTGACTTCAATCAGGCGCTTATGGACCTCGGGTCCGATATCGAATCGGCTAAAAATCCAAGACCAGACGAAAGTCCTATTCGCTTTTTCTGTGCAGCCTATCTCAATGGAACCTATGACAAATACCCCATCAAATTGCCAAAGAAAAAGCCCAAACCTGTGCAAATTCAGGCTTTTATTATCAGAAATATGAAGGGTGAATTTCTTCTAGAAAAAAATATCGACGGGCGCCTACTAGGTGGTTTCTGGACTTTCCCTATCATAGAGACGGACTTTATTGGCCAACAACTCAGTCTTTTTAAAAAGGATAATTGTGCCCTCGAAACCGTTTCACAAAAAGCTATTTTCGAGGAAAATTATGCTCTTAAACCAGTCTGGGCAGACAATAACTTTACACCCGTAAAACATACCTTCAGCCACCAAAAATGGACCATCGAAATAGTGGAAGGTATTGTTAAAGATGACAAACTCCCTACCCACAAGGAGCTATGCTGGGTAACGACTGAGGACTTTAACCAGTTCCCAATGGCCACACCACAGAAAAAAATGATTAAAACTTATGAAGATAGCAAAAAAGGGTAG